A single window of Candidatus Schekmanbacteria bacterium DNA harbors:
- a CDS encoding NADH-quinone oxidoreductase subunit B, with amino-acid sequence MGLIENRFGPNVLITSVDYVFNWARKSALWGMTFGLACCAIEMMATGAARYDFFERSGMLFRASPRQSDMMIIAGTVTKKMAPVIKKLYDQMPDPKWVVSMGACANTGGIFPTYNVVQGVDKIIPVDVYIPGCPPRPEALCHGLMKLQEKIETMTIARRKEADGQ; translated from the coding sequence ATGGGTTTAATAGAAAACAGATTTGGTCCCAATGTTTTGATAACATCTGTTGATTATGTCTTCAATTGGGCAAGAAAGTCAGCGCTATGGGGAATGACTTTTGGGCTTGCCTGCTGTGCAATTGAAATGATGGCAACAGGAGCGGCACGATATGATTTTTTTGAAAGGTCTGGAATGTTGTTTAGGGCTTCTCCAAGACAATCTGATATGATGATAATAGCTGGGACTGTAACCAAAAAGATGGCGCCTGTAATAAAAAAACTTTATGACCAGATGCCTGACCCAAAATGGGTTGTTTCGATGGGTGCTTGCGCAAATACAGGTGGAATTTTCCCAACCTATAATGTTGTTCAGGGTGTTGATAAAATAATCCCTGTGGATGTTTATATACCCGGTTGTCCGCCCCGTCCCGAAGCGCTTTGCCATGGTTTGATGAAATTGCAGGAAAAGATTGAGACGATGACTATTGCAAGGAGAAAAGAAGCGGATGGACAATGA